One Beggiatoa leptomitoformis DNA segment encodes these proteins:
- a CDS encoding substrate-binding periplasmic protein yields MLKRFWLFLSVMYLVLCSLPLHADTLERIREKGTLRLAVYKDFPPYSYTDSGQLTGFDVELGRAIADKLGLSVDYMLVVADENMDDDLRNAIWKGHYLGGGTADVMLRVPYDKAYAEKNDKVTIFSPYAHEEIVVAYDPVKIPALFNLQILVNHKVGVETDSVASFFLTGIMGGVLNKSVTHYLNFMDSVDDLKAGKLSAVMGMRSQIENRLADKITDFKVESIPMRGMNSAWDVGFAVKADNTELAKVVTDTLQVLIKDGLLKTLSAKYHVAYVEPDDKQVSLKP; encoded by the coding sequence ATGTTAAAGCGTTTCTGGCTGTTTTTGAGCGTCATGTACCTAGTCTTATGCAGTTTGCCATTACATGCAGACACCTTAGAACGCATTAGAGAAAAAGGTACATTGCGTCTTGCCGTGTACAAAGATTTCCCCCCTTATTCCTATACAGACAGCGGACAATTGACGGGTTTTGATGTAGAACTGGGGCGTGCAATTGCGGATAAATTGGGGTTAAGTGTTGATTACATGCTCGTTGTTGCCGATGAAAACATGGATGATGATTTACGCAACGCGATTTGGAAAGGGCATTATTTGGGCGGTGGAACAGCAGATGTTATGCTGCGCGTGCCTTATGATAAGGCCTATGCAGAAAAAAATGATAAAGTAACCATTTTTTCACCTTATGCCCATGAAGAAATTGTCGTCGCCTACGACCCTGTTAAAATCCCTGCATTGTTTAACTTGCAAATTCTAGTTAATCATAAAGTTGGTGTAGAAACAGATAGTGTTGCTTCTTTTTTTCTCACAGGCATTATGGGTGGCGTATTAAATAAAAGTGTTACCCATTATCTGAATTTTATGGATAGTGTCGATGACCTTAAAGCAGGAAAATTGTCTGCGGTGATGGGAATGCGTAGCCAAATTGAGAATCGGTTAGCCGATAAAATCACTGATTTTAAAGTAGAATCTATTCCAATGCGTGGAATGAATAGCGCGTGGGATGTTGGATTTGCGGTAAAAGCGGACAATACTGAACTGGCTAAAGTAGTGACTGACACACTACAAGTGTTAATCAAGGATGGTTTATTAAAAACCTTATCTGCGAAATATCACGTCGCTTATGTAGAACCCGATGACAAACAGGTTTCTTTAAAACCTTAA
- a CDS encoding restriction endonuclease subunit S yields the protein MLDKQEMQKEWQSNKIEELCLKITSGGTPSRKNPSFYENGTINWIKTGELKDWYINSSSEKITLEAIDKSSAKIFPSKTVLLAMYGDGRTIGSLGILKHSAATNQACCAMILDETKCIPLFLFYSLMFNREKLISLALGGSQRNLNAKTIRNFTIKTPSIPTQQKIASILSAYDDLIENNTRRIQILEEMARRIYEEWFVHFRFPNHENIKLVESELGLIPEGWEVVALQSLYETASGGTPSRKNPAFFDGNINWVKTQELNDGFIFETNEKITEEGLKSSSAKLFQKETVLVAMYGATIGALGILDFPSTTNQACCAIISSKKFFGFEYAFLTLLVRRTELIELRAGAAQQNINQITVKNFRMLKPNLTTLSLFNEIANPILKQVRILQKKNNILRKIRDLLLPKLISGEIDVSEFPDP from the coding sequence ATGTTAGATAAACAAGAAATGCAAAAAGAATGGCAATCAAATAAGATCGAAGAACTTTGTCTGAAAATAACGAGCGGAGGAACACCAAGTAGAAAGAATCCAAGCTTTTATGAAAATGGTACGATTAATTGGATAAAAACAGGGGAGTTAAAAGATTGGTACATTAACTCAAGCTCTGAGAAGATTACCCTTGAAGCTATTGATAAATCATCAGCTAAAATTTTTCCTTCAAAAACAGTTTTATTAGCTATGTATGGAGATGGTAGAACAATAGGTAGTTTAGGAATACTTAAACATTCTGCTGCTACTAACCAAGCATGTTGTGCCATGATACTTGATGAAACTAAATGTATTCCCCTATTTTTGTTTTATTCATTGATGTTTAATCGAGAAAAATTAATTAGTCTTGCATTAGGTGGCTCTCAGCGAAATCTTAACGCAAAAACTATTCGTAATTTTACGATAAAAACTCCTAGTATTCCCACACAACAAAAAATCGCCTCGATTCTCTCTGCTTATGATGACCTTATCGAAAACAACACACGGCGGATTCAGATTTTAGAAGAGATGGCACGGCGGATTTATGAAGAGTGGTTTGTACACTTTCGCTTTCCTAATCATGAAAATATCAAATTGGTTGAAAGTGAGCTGGGGTTGATTCCTGAAGGGTGGGAGGTTGTTGCTCTTCAATCTTTGTATGAAACCGCATCAGGTGGAACTCCAAGTAGAAAAAATCCTGCTTTTTTTGATGGCAATATAAACTGGGTAAAAACACAAGAGCTTAATGATGGATTCATTTTTGAAACCAATGAAAAGATAACTGAAGAAGGATTGAAAAGTTCATCAGCAAAACTTTTTCAAAAGGAAACCGTGCTCGTTGCAATGTATGGAGCAACCATTGGAGCATTAGGAATCCTTGATTTTCCTAGCACAACTAATCAGGCATGTTGTGCGATTATTTCGAGTAAAAAGTTCTTCGGTTTCGAGTATGCATTTTTGACTCTTCTGGTAAGGAGAACAGAACTTATTGAGTTAAGAGCTGGGGCAGCTCAACAAAATATAAATCAGATTACTGTCAAAAACTTTAGGATGTTAAAACCTAATTTAACTACACTATCGTTATTTAATGAAATTGCAAACCCAATTTTAAAACAAGTGCGTATTTTACAGAAAAAAAACAATATACTCCGCAAAATCCGCGACCTCCTCCTGCCTAAACTCATATCAGGCGAAATCGACGTAAGCGAGTTTCCCGACCCTTAA
- a CDS encoding PaaI family thioesterase: protein MTHTPLSGLNKEELQRIIDEKPFLHVYGFQVDSVSEGVCVLRVPFNHAFERPGGVVSGPLYMAAADAAMWFAILTKLRDAEMSVTSEMTTAFLKGAKEEDFLCKAKLIKVGGRIIFGTAKCMNLHGELLTHHTLSYIRRGG from the coding sequence ATGACACATACACCGCTTTCTGGATTAAATAAAGAAGAATTACAGCGGATTATCGACGAAAAACCATTTTTACATGTCTATGGATTTCAAGTTGATTCGGTTAGTGAAGGTGTTTGTGTTCTGCGCGTGCCTTTTAATCATGCGTTTGAAAGACCGGGCGGTGTTGTCAGTGGTCCTTTATACATGGCGGCGGCAGATGCCGCCATGTGGTTTGCAATTTTAACTAAACTGCGAGATGCCGAAATGTCGGTTACATCTGAGATGACGACCGCTTTTTTAAAAGGGGCGAAAGAAGAGGATTTTCTCTGTAAGGCCAAATTAATCAAGGTTGGCGGACGAATTATTTTTGGAACAGCAAAATGTATGAATTTGCACGGAGAATTATTAACGCATCATACATTAAGCTATATTCGTCGTGGTGGATAA
- a CDS encoding methanol/ethanol family PQQ-dependent dehydrogenase — translation MKQSAINKTLRYCINGILLTGTMAVGTSAVFAKPVTEEDIANDAKTVNQVVTYGLGTQGQRFSPLTTVNKETVGDLVPAWSFSYGGEKQRGQQAQPLIHDGKIFVTASYSRLFAIDEATGRELWEYEHRLPDGIMPCCDVINRGAALYDNLVIFGTLNAELVALDKDTGKRVWKEVLGDYKAGYSFTAAPTIVKNMIITGISGGEFGVVGKVEARDAKTGKLIWTRPTIQGHMGYLNGKENGITGGDLPMSWEGDMWKTGGGAPWLGGTYDPETNLLFYGTGNPSPWNAHTRPGDNLFSASTLAIDPDTGVIKWFYQTTPHDGWDYDGVNEFIPFDLEKDGKIIKAGAKADRNGFFYVLDRTNGKLINATPFVTQIGWAKSINLETGKPVETGNRPGNPADAKGDSKKGEAVFAAPSFLGGKNWMPMAYSPITKLFYVPANEWSMDLWNEPITYKKGSAYLGAGFTVKLLHDDYIGALRAIDPQTGKIKWEYKNTAPMWGGVLTTAGGLVFTGTPEGYLKAFDADNGQELWSFQTGSGVIGMPVTWETNGEQYIAVNSGWGGAVPLWGGEVAKKIKDFNQGGSLWVFKIHKPASAKTAQK, via the coding sequence GTGAAACAGTCTGCCATTAATAAAACCCTTCGCTATTGTATCAACGGAATATTGCTTACAGGCACGATGGCTGTTGGTACGTCCGCCGTCTTTGCAAAGCCTGTGACGGAAGAAGATATTGCCAATGATGCAAAAACAGTCAATCAAGTTGTCACTTATGGTTTAGGGACACAAGGACAACGGTTTAGCCCTTTAACGACCGTAAATAAAGAAACGGTTGGCGACTTAGTTCCTGCATGGTCTTTCTCCTATGGTGGGGAAAAACAACGCGGTCAACAAGCGCAACCGCTGATACATGACGGTAAGATTTTTGTGACCGCTTCTTATTCACGTTTATTTGCTATTGATGAGGCAACTGGTAGAGAGCTATGGGAATATGAACATCGTTTACCCGATGGAATTATGCCCTGTTGCGATGTGATTAATCGTGGCGCGGCACTTTATGATAACTTGGTTATTTTCGGTACGTTAAACGCTGAATTAGTTGCTTTAGATAAAGATACAGGTAAGCGTGTTTGGAAAGAAGTTTTAGGGGATTATAAAGCAGGTTATTCTTTTACAGCCGCACCAACCATTGTGAAAAATATGATTATCACAGGGATTTCGGGCGGTGAATTTGGTGTTGTGGGTAAAGTAGAAGCCCGTGATGCGAAAACAGGAAAGCTGATTTGGACCCGTCCTACGATTCAAGGACACATGGGTTATTTAAATGGTAAGGAAAATGGGATAACAGGCGGCGATTTGCCCATGTCTTGGGAAGGCGACATGTGGAAAACAGGTGGCGGCGCACCTTGGTTAGGTGGGACATACGACCCTGAAACCAACTTGTTATTTTACGGCACAGGCAATCCCTCTCCTTGGAATGCACATACCCGCCCGGGGGATAATTTATTCAGTGCTTCTACCCTTGCGATTGACCCTGACACAGGGGTTATTAAATGGTTTTATCAAACCACACCGCATGATGGTTGGGATTATGATGGCGTAAATGAGTTTATTCCTTTTGACCTTGAAAAAGATGGCAAAATCATCAAAGCAGGGGCAAAAGCCGACCGTAATGGCTTCTTCTATGTGTTAGACCGCACGAATGGTAAGTTGATTAATGCAACCCCGTTTGTTACACAAATCGGTTGGGCAAAAAGTATTAATTTAGAAACGGGTAAACCTGTAGAAACAGGCAATCGTCCCGGTAATCCAGCCGATGCCAAAGGCGATAGTAAAAAAGGGGAAGCTGTTTTTGCAGCACCTTCTTTCTTAGGCGGTAAAAACTGGATGCCCATGGCATATAGCCCTATCACCAAATTATTCTATGTGCCTGCTAACGAGTGGAGCATGGATTTATGGAATGAACCCATTACCTATAAAAAAGGTTCTGCGTATTTAGGGGCGGGTTTTACGGTTAAGTTATTGCATGACGATTATATCGGTGCATTACGCGCAATTGATCCACAAACGGGTAAGATTAAGTGGGAATACAAGAACACCGCGCCTATGTGGGGAGGTGTGTTGACAACCGCTGGTGGATTGGTCTTTACAGGCACGCCTGAAGGGTATTTAAAAGCCTTTGATGCCGATAATGGACAAGAATTGTGGTCATTCCAAACAGGTTCAGGGGTTATTGGTATGCCTGTTACATGGGAAACAAATGGCGAACAATATATTGCTGTGAACTCTGGTTGGGGTGGTGCTGTGCCTTTATGGGGCGGTGAAGTAGCGAAGAAAATCAAAGATTTCAACCAAGGAGGCAGTTTATGGGTGTTTAAAATCCATAAACCTGCAAGTGCAAAGACGGCACAAAAATAA
- a CDS encoding type I restriction-modification system subunit M: MPTDLNEIEKKLWATADQMWANTGLRPNEYAAPVLGMIFLRYAEKRFNDAHQQLETTIVSARRGISKESYQRLGVIYLTETARFSHLLNLPEGENIGKALDEAMLSIEAENDELAGALPHNYQRIPNTVLIEMLKLLSPLNIDGDAFGRIYEYFMGSFAMKTMQKGGEFYTPASLVRLIVEIIEPYHGRIFDPACGSGGMFVHSANFVRNHQKNPTNELSIFGVEKVAETLRMAKLNLAIHGLSGDIREANTYYDDPHDSLGRFDFVMANPPFNQSGVDRERVKNSRFGFGVPTTDNANYLWIQLFATTLNETGRAGFVMANSASDARGSELEIRKTLINSGVVDVMVATSSNMFYTVTLPSTLWFFDKGKVKTARKDSVLFIDARHIFRQIDRAHRDFTDAQIEYLANIVRLYRGEAVETVAGSEALLLEQFPTREYQDVAGLCKVATVAEIEAQGWSLNAGRYVGVAERVADEFDFKERLEELNEELEVLNAEARELEGKIALNIAGLLG, from the coding sequence ATGCCAACCGATTTAAACGAAATTGAAAAAAAACTGTGGGCAACCGCTGACCAAATGTGGGCAAATACGGGGTTAAGACCGAATGAATACGCCGCGCCCGTTTTAGGAATGATTTTTTTACGCTATGCCGAAAAACGCTTTAATGATGCACATCAACAATTAGAAACAACCATTGTTAGCGCACGGCGGGGGATTTCTAAAGAATCTTATCAGCGGTTAGGCGTTATTTATTTAACAGAAACCGCGCGCTTTTCTCATCTCTTAAATTTGCCAGAAGGGGAAAATATCGGTAAAGCCCTTGATGAGGCAATGTTGTCGATTGAAGCGGAAAACGACGAGTTAGCAGGCGCATTACCGCATAATTATCAACGGATTCCCAACACTGTTTTAATAGAAATGTTAAAGCTCTTGTCGCCTTTAAATATTGATGGGGACGCATTCGGGCGGATTTATGAATATTTCATGGGCAGTTTTGCCATGAAAACCATGCAGAAGGGCGGAGAGTTCTACACGCCTGCAAGTTTGGTGCGCTTAATTGTTGAAATTATAGAGCCTTATCATGGACGGATTTTTGACCCTGCGTGTGGTTCTGGGGGTATGTTTGTACATAGCGCAAATTTTGTGCGTAATCATCAGAAAAATCCAACGAATGAGTTAAGCATTTTTGGAGTGGAGAAAGTCGCGGAAACCTTGCGCATGGCGAAGTTGAATCTGGCAATTCATGGCTTATCAGGCGATATTCGCGAAGCAAACACTTATTATGATGACCCGCATGATTCATTGGGACGGTTTGATTTTGTGATGGCAAACCCACCGTTTAATCAAAGCGGGGTTGATAGGGAACGGGTTAAAAATTCGCGGTTTGGGTTTGGTGTGCCAACCACAGATAATGCTAATTATTTATGGATTCAGTTATTTGCAACAACTTTGAATGAAACAGGGCGGGCGGGTTTTGTGATGGCAAACTCGGCGAGTGATGCGCGGGGTTCTGAATTGGAGATTCGCAAGACTTTGATTAATTCGGGTGTTGTTGATGTGATGGTGGCGACCAGTTCAAATATGTTTTATACCGTGACCTTGCCAAGCACTTTGTGGTTTTTTGATAAAGGTAAAGTGAAAACGGCGCGTAAGGATTCGGTGTTGTTTATTGATGCTCGGCATATTTTCCGCCAGATTGACCGCGCGCATCGGGATTTTACGGATGCGCAAATTGAGTATTTAGCGAATATTGTCCGTTTGTATCGGGGCGAGGCGGTGGAAACCGTGGCGGGCAGTGAGGCGTTATTGTTGGAGCAATTCCCCACGCGTGAGTATCAGGATGTGGCGGGTTTGTGTAAGGTGGCGACGGTTGCGGAGATTGAGGCGCAGGGCTGGAGTTTGAATGCAGGGCGGTATGTGGGCGTTGCGGAACGGGTCGCGGATGAGTTTGATTTTAAGGAGCGGTTGGAGGAATTAAACGAGGAGTTGGAAGTGTTGAATGCGGAGGCGCGGGAGTTAGAGGGGAAAATAGCGTTGAATATTGCGGGGTTGTTGGGATAG
- the pedF gene encoding cytochrome c-550 PedF, which translates to MKKFVKPLKLALSICLFVPTLSFAHGDVTPQKIDITGLPTIKEIKPDLPEGEWLTSNPYKDTASTERAVNIGKLAYGQNCAMCHGLEVVSGGIAPDLRRLSHDDEGNEWFVYRVREGSVRDGRVYMPKMAEKLSQEGLWAIWTYIESVCQEPDRADCVK; encoded by the coding sequence ATGAAGAAGTTTGTTAAACCCTTAAAATTAGCCTTGTCTATTTGCTTATTTGTACCCACCCTGAGTTTTGCACATGGCGATGTTACCCCACAAAAGATTGATATTACGGGTTTACCGACTATCAAAGAAATCAAACCTGATTTACCAGAAGGTGAGTGGCTGACCAGTAATCCTTACAAAGATACCGCTTCTACCGAAAGAGCAGTGAACATTGGTAAGCTCGCTTATGGACAAAACTGCGCAATGTGTCATGGTTTAGAAGTTGTTTCTGGTGGGATTGCGCCTGACTTACGTCGCTTAAGCCATGATGATGAAGGTAACGAATGGTTTGTTTACCGTGTTCGTGAGGGTTCTGTGCGTGATGGTCGCGTGTACATGCCTAAAATGGCAGAAAAATTAAGCCAAGAAGGTTTATGGGCGATTTGGACATACATTGAAAGCGTTTGCCAAGAACCCGACCGTGCTGATTGTGTGAAGTAA
- a CDS encoding Fur family transcriptional regulator has translation MKTYVGHTVINKEQTIELLRQYHITPTQQRVDIALLILARHQHFAADDLLQTLNKDNPVVSKATIYNTLSLFVEKGLIRQVIVDPTKVFYDSNTLPHQHFYNIDSGELTDIENDDLSLAYFPNLPKGTCSAGLDIIIKVRNAL, from the coding sequence ATGAAAACTTATGTTGGTCATACTGTTATAAATAAAGAACAAACCATTGAATTATTGCGTCAATACCATATCACACCGACACAACAACGGGTGGATATTGCGTTGCTGATTTTGGCGCGCCATCAACATTTTGCAGCCGATGACCTGTTGCAAACATTAAATAAAGATAATCCTGTCGTATCTAAAGCGACTATTTATAACACATTGAGTTTATTTGTAGAAAAAGGACTCATTCGTCAAGTTATTGTTGACCCAACGAAAGTGTTTTATGATTCTAACACACTGCCACATCAACATTTTTATAATATTGATTCAGGGGAACTAACCGATATAGAAAATGATGATTTAAGTCTGGCATATTTTCCAAATCTGCCTAAAGGCACTTGTTCAGCAGGATTAGATATTATTATCAAAGTACGTAATGCACTTTGA
- a CDS encoding type I restriction endonuclease subunit R → MRNNDYSENTLIEQPAIQIFQQLGWKTANLFKEDPNNPKERKHQREVILTPRLRASLQKLNPNLPDIAYTQAIEELTRDRSLMIPINANQNFYECLKNGVKVSFKNPQGQDTHETLKIIDWNNPRNNDFFLVSQLWIKGELYTRRPDLIGFINGLPLLFIELKSVTQPLENAYKDNLRDYKTAIPQLFIPNAIILLSNGSQTRIGTLSASWEQFFNWEKISEAPSPYKTSLETALHGICTPENILDIIENFTVFETGHNGLIKKIAKNHQYLGVNEAVQAVANSEDNQGKLGVFWHTQGSGKSLSMVFFTQKVLRKLKGNWTFLIITDRQELDEQIYKTFVHTNAITKEAKTQANSGEHLKQLLQEDHRYIFSLIQKFRTETGATYPKLSDRHDIIVITDEAHRSQYDTLALNMRNALPNAAFIGFTGTPLIQDEEQRTREVFGDYVSIYNFRQSIHDKATVPLYYENRIPELQLSNENFNAEIENILEAAILDENQEKCLEKELSQTYHLITRDARLEVIAKDVVEHFCGRGYQGKAMMICIDKATAVKMYDKVQKYWQQRLKTADKQQTAEMQTVEMAVIVSQSQSEIEELKQKGVDIIPHRKRMTTENLDERFKNPADNLRFVFVCAMWITGFDVPSCSTIYLDKPMRNHTLMQTIARANRVTQGKVAGLIVDYVGVFKNLQQALAIYAAPSADMINGFIDNPIEDKQALVTELQSLLTDAKNFCQTRGVNIQAIQQAQRLDKVRLIDDAVECLLKNEEEKKLFILKTQEISRIFKAILPDKLASAIQPDTSVLVVLAQKIQSLTPSISVDGVLQEINHLLDKSVRVEEYQIKPEKNLLNLSELDFDALAQQFKSSPHQRTNIESLRTQLQQKLTTLLNQNHARRDYQTHFERLIDDYNAGSQNLTQFFELLLTFAKTLSEEEKRHIREGLTEEELALFDILQEPNLTPQEQAQIKKGAKALLARLKREKLILDWQTKQSVRAEIKVTIEEVLDNYLPEPTYTRALFRTKCEQTYQHVYSVW, encoded by the coding sequence ATGCGTAACAACGACTATTCCGAAAACACCCTGATAGAACAACCTGCTATCCAAATTTTCCAGCAATTAGGCTGGAAAACTGCCAATTTATTCAAAGAAGACCCCAACAACCCCAAAGAACGCAAACACCAGCGCGAAGTCATCCTTACCCCACGCCTCCGCGCCAGCCTACAAAAACTTAACCCCAATCTACCCGACATCGCCTACACCCAAGCCATCGAAGAACTCACCCGCGACCGTTCCTTGATGATACCCATCAACGCCAACCAAAATTTTTATGAATGCCTAAAAAACGGCGTAAAAGTCAGCTTCAAAAATCCACAAGGACAAGACACCCACGAAACCCTAAAAATCATCGATTGGAACAACCCCCGCAATAATGATTTCTTCCTCGTCTCCCAACTCTGGATAAAAGGCGAACTCTACACCCGCCGTCCTGACCTTATCGGCTTTATCAACGGTCTCCCACTATTATTTATCGAACTCAAATCAGTTACCCAACCCCTAGAAAACGCTTACAAAGACAACCTACGCGATTACAAAACCGCAATTCCACAACTATTTATCCCCAACGCCATCATTCTACTATCCAACGGTAGCCAAACCCGCATCGGCACACTCAGCGCGTCATGGGAACAATTTTTTAACTGGGAAAAAATCAGCGAAGCCCCAAGCCCCTATAAAACCTCTTTAGAAACCGCCCTGCATGGCATCTGCACCCCTGAAAATATATTAGATATTATTGAAAATTTTACCGTTTTTGAAACAGGACATAACGGATTAATCAAAAAAATAGCCAAAAATCACCAATATTTAGGCGTTAATGAAGCCGTGCAAGCAGTGGCAAACAGCGAAGACAATCAAGGCAAACTCGGCGTTTTTTGGCACACACAAGGCAGTGGCAAAAGTTTATCCATGGTATTTTTTACCCAAAAAGTTTTACGAAAACTCAAAGGCAATTGGACATTTTTAATCATCACCGACCGCCAAGAATTAGACGAACAAATTTATAAAACCTTTGTCCACACCAACGCAATCACCAAAGAAGCCAAAACCCAAGCCAACAGCGGCGAACATTTAAAACAATTACTCCAAGAAGATCACCGCTATATATTCTCATTAATTCAAAAATTTAGAACCGAAACAGGCGCGACTTATCCCAAACTCTCCGACCGCCACGACATTATTGTCATTACCGACGAAGCACACCGTAGCCAATACGACACGCTAGCGTTAAACATGCGAAACGCATTGCCTAACGCCGCATTTATTGGCTTTACAGGCACGCCGTTAATTCAAGATGAAGAACAACGCACCCGCGAAGTCTTTGGCGACTATGTCTCTATTTATAATTTTCGCCAATCTATCCATGATAAAGCCACCGTCCCGCTTTACTATGAAAACCGTATTCCAGAGCTACAACTGAGCAATGAAAACTTTAACGCAGAAATAGAGAATATTTTAGAAGCGGCGATATTAGACGAAAATCAAGAAAAATGCTTAGAAAAAGAACTTTCACAAACTTATCACTTGATAACCCGCGATGCACGCCTAGAAGTGATTGCAAAAGACGTGGTCGAACATTTCTGCGGACGTGGCTATCAAGGCAAAGCAATGATGATTTGCATCGACAAAGCAACCGCCGTGAAAATGTACGATAAAGTACAAAAATATTGGCAACAACGCCTTAAAACTGCGGATAAACAACAAACTGCTGAGATGCAAACGGTAGAAATGGCGGTGATTGTTTCGCAATCGCAAAGTGAAATTGAAGAGCTAAAACAGAAAGGCGTGGATATAATCCCACACCGCAAACGTATGACAACGGAAAATTTAGATGAACGCTTTAAAAATCCAGCGGATAATCTGCGCTTTGTCTTTGTCTGCGCGATGTGGATAACGGGCTTTGATGTGCCCAGTTGTTCAACGATTTATTTAGACAAACCCATGCGTAATCATACGCTCATGCAAACCATCGCCCGCGCTAATCGAGTGACGCAGGGTAAAGTCGCGGGCCTAATTGTGGATTATGTCGGCGTATTTAAAAACTTACAACAAGCCCTTGCCATTTATGCCGCGCCATCAGCGGACATGATTAACGGCTTTATCGATAATCCGATAGAAGATAAACAAGCCTTAGTTACTGAATTACAAAGCTTATTAACTGACGCAAAAAACTTTTGCCAAACGCGAGGCGTAAATATTCAAGCCATTCAACAAGCGCAACGGTTGGATAAAGTGCGATTAATTGATGATGCGGTCGAATGCTTATTAAAAAATGAGGAAGAGAAAAAGCTATTTATCTTAAAAACACAAGAAATTAGCCGTATTTTTAAAGCCATTTTACCCGATAAACTCGCCAGTGCCATACAACCAGATACCAGCGTATTAGTGGTTTTAGCGCAGAAAATCCAATCTTTAACCCCTAGCATCTCGGTTGATGGGGTTTTACAAGAAATTAATCATTTATTGGATAAATCGGTGCGTGTTGAAGAATATCAAATAAAACCTGAAAAAAATCTTTTAAATTTAAGCGAATTAGATTTCGATGCGCTTGCCCAGCAATTCAAATCTTCTCCGCATCAACGCACAAACATAGAAAGCTTACGGACGCAATTACAGCAAAAATTAACCACCTTATTAAATCAAAATCACGCTAGACGCGACTATCAAACGCATTTTGAACGCTTGATTGATGACTATAACGCAGGCAGTCAAAATTTAACGCAATTTTTTGAGCTGTTATTAACCTTTGCAAAAACGTTATCAGAAGAAGAAAAACGCCATATTCGCGAGGGCTTAACCGAAGAGGAATTAGCTTTATTTGATATTCTGCAAGAACCCAATCTAACCCCACAAGAACAAGCACAAATCAAAAAAGGCGCGAAAGCGTTATTAGCAAGGTTAAAACGGGAAAAATTAATATTAGATTGGCAGACAAAACAAAGCGTGCGCGCTGAAATAAAAGTAACGATTGAAGAAGTTTTAGATAACTACCTACCTGAACCAACTTACACCCGCGCTCTATTTCGTACAAAATGCGAACAGACTTATCAACATGTTTATAGTGTTTGGTAG
- a CDS encoding c-type cytochrome, protein MKLSHSLLIGLVAASTCLFTGTSMAAETDEQTDILLLISRSGCLNCHDLTPQAAKATGSMPFGPPYVEVAKRYKDDPKAFDMLLTTVKNGSNPYKSHWKDKVSGIAMPPMVTVTEENAKRLLTWILSLDEKSAAAAEAQLAGQKIPTITNKTEDEKEILLLISHSGCLNCHDLTRQTAAKESNPMPFGPPYVEVAKRYKDDPKAFEMLLNTVKNGSNPYKSHWKDKVSGIAMPPMVTVTEENAKRLLTWILSLDDEKASHAEMVLAGKEKP, encoded by the coding sequence ATGAAACTTTCACATTCTTTGTTGATTGGTTTAGTCGCGGCAAGCACCTGTTTATTCACAGGAACGAGTATGGCGGCTGAAACGGATGAACAAACAGATATTTTATTACTGATTAGCCGTAGTGGTTGCCTAAACTGTCACGACTTAACCCCACAAGCAGCAAAAGCAACAGGTTCAATGCCGTTTGGTCCTCCCTATGTAGAAGTTGCCAAACGCTACAAAGATGACCCTAAAGCCTTTGACATGTTATTAACGACGGTTAAAAATGGTAGCAATCCGTATAAAAGTCATTGGAAAGATAAAGTCAGTGGCATCGCCATGCCTCCAATGGTTACGGTGACTGAAGAAAACGCAAAACGCTTGCTAACTTGGATTTTATCGTTGGATGAGAAATCAGCGGCAGCAGCAGAAGCACAACTAGCAGGGCAGAAAATCCCCACGATAACCAATAAAACAGAAGATGAGAAAGAAATTTTACTGCTCATTAGTCACAGTGGCTGTTTAAATTGTCATGATTTAACACGGCAAACGGCTGCTAAAGAAAGTAATCCTATGCCGTTTGGCCCTCCTTATGTAGAAGTTGCTAAACGCTATAAAGATGACCCTAAAGCCTTTGAAATGCTGTTAAATACGGTAAAAAATGGCAGTAATCCGTATAAGAGCCATTGGAAAGATAAAGTGAGCGGTATTGCAATGCCACCCATGGTAACTGTGACAGAAGAAAATGCAAAACGCTTGCTGACTTGGATTTTATCATTAGATGATGAAAAGGCGAGCCATGCAGAAATGGTATTAGCAGGAAAGGAAAAGCCTTAA